The nucleotide sequence TCCTCGGGTTGATCCGGTGCTTCTTGTGGACTGACGCCCATGCCGAAATCGACAAGCTCCACACCGTTGACATCCAATTCTTCCAACTGGCCCGCTTCGTAACTGATGTGCAGCACGTTTTCGTCGCTGCTGTAGGGCTTTGCGGCGGACGCTTTGACGGGAATCTTCTTCGCGTCACAGTAGTCGATCAATTCGGTACGTCCGGGGAACAGTTCACGGAACTCCTTGATCCGCCATGGCGCGATGATCTTGACCGTCGGGTCCAATGCTTCGGCGGCCAATTGGAACCGACATTGGTCATTGCCCTTGCCGGTGGCACCGTGGGCAAACGCCGTCGCCCCGACTTCGCGAGCGACTTCCAAACACACCTTGCTGATCAGCGGACGGGCGATGGAAGTGCCCAGCAGATAGATCTGTTCGTACTTGGCCTGCCATGCCAGCACGGGGAAAGCGAAGTCGCGACACAGTTCTTCGCGAACGTCGATCAGCCGCGAAGATTTCGCACCACAATCGCGAGCCTTCTGCATGATCGCGTCGCGGTCCTCGCAGGGTTGGCCCAGGTCGACATAGACCGCATGCACTTCATAGCCCTGGTCTTGCAACCAACCGAGAATGACCGAAGTGTCGAGGCCGCCGGAATAGGCGAGGACGCAGCTTTTCATGGATCGTTATTCTGTTGAGAAAATTTGTGACGAATTTGACGATATTGGAAAATCGAATCGTTCCGCTGGCAACCGCCCCTCCGGCGGCCTTTGTCGACCGATAGATTCGATACCGCGTCGGTCCGTGCCGATGTCGATCGATGACCGGTCTTGCGACCGGCCACGGTTTCCATTTCCGCGTCCACCCGTCACCCGCCTCCTGGTATCCGATCGGTGCCACGGGTCGGCCCCGCACCCTGCCCTGCCCTCGTTTCATCGCCAAAGCGACCGTGATTATGTCTGATTCGACCCCACTGCCCGCCGATCTGATCCGCCAGCTGGAACAATTGGCCGCGGGAAACGCCAGCGTCGACGAAGTGACCGATTGGATTCGAGCCGCCGGCGGCCCCGAATGCTTGGCCAGCCCCGCGGACAATTTGCGTTCGATCGATGGAGCGACCGTGGACCTGGGACGCCGTGACCGGTGTGGTTTCGGCGAGGTGATTTTCGGCGAAGGCAAGTCGGCGGAACTGATCACGCGGATCATCCAAACCCAACTGGATGCCCAGCAGCACGCCTTGGTCACCCGATTGGATAACACCACGGCGGCCCAGGTTCGCCGCTGTTTCGAGCATGCGTTTTACAATCCCCTGGCCCATACGTTGCGCGTCGGCCAGCTGGAATGCCCTGCGGCGCAGCAGCTGGACATCGAACAGGTCGACCAAATCCCGCACGTCGGGGTAATCACCGCAGGCAGCACCGATCAGCACGTCGCCGAGGAAGCCATCGAGACACTGTTTTGGATGGGCATCCCGTTTCGTCGTTTCGACGACATCGGCGTCGCAGGCCCTGCCCGGTTGATGGCGTCGGTGCCTCAGCTGCAAAAGGCGGATGCCTTGGTGGTGGTCGCCGGCATGGAAGGTGCACTGCCGTCGGTCGTTTCCGGGCACGTCGCGGTTCCCGTGTTCGCGGTGCCGACCAGCGTCGGATACGGTGCCAACCTGGGCGGCCTGACTCCGCTGATGGGCATGCTTAGCAGCTGCACGGCGAACGTGGCCGTGGTGAACGTCGATGCCGGATTCAAGGGCGGCTACTTGGCCGGGCTGGTGGTTTCGCGAATCCAACACGCCACGACGCAAGCGTCTGGCTGACCCATCGAGCGACGCCATCGCGAACGATCCAGGTACGCCTGCGTCCCATCGGCGCCCGGCCTTTCGCACTTTTTCGGCACATTGAAACCCGATGAACCACCCTGCCCCGCCGCTTCCAGCCCGTCCGACCCGCAAAACTGACGCTCACAAAGGCGATTTCGGAAAATGCCTGTTGGTGGGTGGTTCGCGTGGCATGGCCGGATCGATCGCACTGAGCACCTTGGCGACGCTGCGCACCGGTTCCGGTCTGGTCACCGCCGCGGTTCCCGACGGTTGCCTGGAAACAGTGGCAGCGTTTCACCCGTGCGCGATGACGGTGCCGCTGGACGACCAGGGCGGCCAATTCGGCGCTCAAGCGGCCCAGCAGTTGGCGGATTTCCTGCAAGACGACGCCACCGGCGGAGACATCAAGTTTGATGCGATCGGGTGCGGACCTGGAATGTCGACCAGTTTAGGGTCACAGCGGATCGTCGATTTGCTGTGGAATCAAACCACCAAGGTCCCCCGCGTGTTCGATGCCGACGCGCTGAACATTTTGTCCGCGAAAGGATGGCTGAACTCGACACAGTCCGCCGATGCATCGGCGGACGTCGGACCGGTTGTCCTGACACCCCATCCGGGCGAACTGCAGCGATTGACGGGTGTTTCCGCATCCGACCGTCAGAGACAAATCGATGCGGCTGCTTCGATCGCGAATCGTACGGGCGCTGTCATTGTGGTCAAAGGCGGGCCAACGGTGGTCGTGGGCCGCGCGGGCCGCTGGACCAACACGACCGGCAACCCGGGCATGGCGACGGCGGGATGCGGCGATGTGTTGACCGGCGTGATCACGTCGCTGTTGGGGCAACGCGGCGACGATGGTCGGCGAATGTCTCCCTGGGATGCGGCACGGCTGGGTGTTTTTCTGCACGGCACCGCCGGCGACCGTGCGGCGGAACGGTTGGGGCAAGCCTTCATGGTGGCGACCGATGTGATTGACGGGCTGAGCGACGGTCCGTCGGATCGATGAAGCTGACGCGGCGAAGAACTGTCATCCAAAACCGGCAACCGCTGGGGGTGGGCCTTTCCGATTCGTCGCGTGAAGTTCATCATGCCCCCCGTGACTGAAATCGTGTACCTGGATGAAATCCCCGGCCCCGCCGGGGCGCCCCCGCGGACCTCGCCGCGCGGGGACACTGGTGCGCGTCAATCCGATTTGGATCGCTTGCAGCGCGGCGTGCTGTCGATCGGCAACTTTGATGGCGTACACCTGGGTCATCAATCGTTGTTACGCCGTTTGCGTTCCATGGCCGATGAACTGGGCGGCCCCAGTGTGGCGATCGTCTTTGACCCGCATCCGGCAGAGATCTTGCGTCCGGATAACCCGCCGCCGCGGCTGACCACCCTGCCCCGCCGCGCAGATTTGATGTCGCCGCTGGGAATCGATTTCTTGTTGGTTTGCCGAACCACCCAGGCGCTTTTGAATCTTTCGCCGGACGACTTTTTCGACCGCTTCATCCTGTCGACACTGGCCGCCCGCGGAATGGTCGAAGGCCCCAATTTTTGCTTCGGCAAAGACCGCCGGGGAGACATTCCGATGCTGCGGCAGCGTTGCGACAAGCAACAAATGCAATTGGAGATCGTGACGGCCGCCGACGACGGCGCCGAAATGATCAGCAGCAGCCGAATTCGTCAGTGTTTGTCGCAATCCGATGTGGCATCGGCCGCCGCCATGCTGGGCCGGCCGCATCGAGTTTCCGGGTTCGTTGTGACGGGTGATCAGCGTGGCCGCAAGATCGGGTTCCCCACCGCCAACTTGGATCAATGGTCGACGATGGCGCCTTCGCCGGGTGTGTACAGCGGACGCGTGGAATTGGAATCGGGTGCCCAACATCCCGCAGCCATTCATCTGGGGCCGAATCCGACTTTTGAAACTGACATGAAATTGAAGTTTGAGATCCACGTGTTGGACTACAGTGGGTCGCTTTACGATCAAATTCTCGCGGTCGACTTCATCGACCACATTCGCGCGGTCCATTCGTTTGCATCCGTGGACGACTTGATCGCACAGTTGAAACGCGACGTTGCCACGACGCGGCGTCACTACTTGAATTGGATGAATCGCTAATGGGCGTCAATTGGAAAGCTTTCGTCGATCAAATCTCGCACTATCAGTCTTTTGTGCTGGTCAGTCACATTCGCCCCGACTGCGATGCGTTGGGCAGCGAACTGGCAATGGCCGAAGTCCTGCGAGCGATCGGCAAAGACGTTCGGATCATCAACGCCCACCGCACACCTCCGGCGTTGCAGTTCTTGGATCCGGCCGGCAACATCGACGTGCTGGGCGATGATGTCGAAGCGGAAGACATTCATTGCGATTGCTTCATGATCCTGGACACCAGCGCATGGGCCCAGTTGGGCGACATGGGTGATGTGATTCGCACCGCCACCTGTGACAAGATGGTCCTGGACCACCACGTCGGTGAAGACGACTTGGGCGCGACGATGTTCAAGGACTACCAGGCCGAAGCGACCGGTCATTTGGTGATCCAAGCGGCCGATGCCTGCAACGTTCCGCTGACCCGAAAGATGGGCGTGGCGGCATTTGCGGCGATCGCCACGGATACCGGATGGTTTCGTTTCGGCAGTGTGACGCCGGAAACGTTTCGCGTGATCTCGCGGTTGGTGGAAGTCGGCGTGGTCCCCAGCGAAGTCTACGGCGACCTTTACGAACGTGACACGTTGGGCCGTTTGAAGCTGCGTGGATTGATTCTGTCACGCACCGAGGCGGAATTGGACGGAGCACTCGTTCACACCTACGTCCAGAAAGAAGACTTCGCCGCGATGGGCGCGGAACCATCGGACACCGAAGACGCGATCAACCTGACGCTTTCGGTCGGTGGCACAAAAGGCGCGGTCATTTTCGTCGGCCAACTGCGTGGCGGATACAAACTGAGCTTTCGCAGCCGCTGTGACATGGATTGCAACGAAATCGCACGCCAATTCGGCGGCGGCGGCCACAAGGCGGCTGCTGGGGCGTTCGTCGAGGGCACGTTAGCCGAAGCCCAAGAACGTGTTTTGCCGGTCGTCCGCCAAGCGATGCAAAAGGCGTTGGGGCTGTAAGACGTCCGGCGAAGCGGCGTCACAACAGCCATGTCCACGGCCGAACGAAGATTCGGCCGAAGGCATTGGCAGAACGCAATCCACGGAACGCCAAAGGTTGGCTGCGCCGCCTATTGCTTCAAGACAAACCCGCACAATGCCCAACCGTCGTCGGTCGTGACCACAAAGTTACCGGCGACACCAAAGTATTTTTGGATCGTCTTGAACGGTGGCAACTTCTTCGCTTCGATCGGGTCGGGCTCGTCTTGTAATTCCGATTCGTCGACGATTCGCTTGATCAGCGACGCCAGCACCGAATCGCTATTTCGCAGTTCTCCTTGGCGAAGCAATTCATATTTGATGCGGCGCGACAGATCGGTTCGAACGATCCGATCGACTGCCACGTCTTCGGCCCCCAGCGACTGCATGGCCGCGACAGCCTTTTGCACCCGAGTGTTCGCATTCAGACCATCGGCGGGCGGCTTTCGCATCCGCTTGGCGGTTTCGATCAGCAAATCGGAATGGCTGCTGAAGACGACATAGTCCGCTTGGCCCTCGCGAGTCGCGGGCACAACGGCGATCGCCCAGGTCGTCAACAACTGCTGTTTTTCTTCTTCGGCGGGCGCGACGTCTTGGAAGTCCCCAAAGTCGCCAAACAATTCGTCCTCGAACGATTCGTCGTCATCGGTGACTTCGTATTTCCAGACTTCCAAATCGGGAATCGATTCCAACAACGTAAAATTGGGTTCGTTTTGCATGATGCGACGCAGCGAACCCTTAATGACCGCCGCATCCTTCAGTTCCAGCGCGACCAACATGCGTTCCGATGAAACGGAAGCGGGCAAAACGTTGTCGGTCAACAAGATCATTTCTTCGCCCAGGTTGGGCACGACGTCGTTCAAGATGTCGACGTTTGCGGTGTCTTCACCGCGGCGAATGTCTTCCAGCGTGTCCATAAAGACTTCGCTGCCCATCGCTTCGTCGACCAACGTTTCCAGCGCCAGAAACGCATCACCAACTTCCCAGCTAAGCCGCATGAAATTGGCCGTGTCGCCGCCGACCCAGTCCGGGATTTCGGGTCGTGGTCGATTCGGAAACTGTAGGACTCGAGCACCCAACAGATAGCGTTGATCGTCTTCGGCGGTCGGTGGTGCGATCACGACGCCACGGTGCAGCCAATCAAAATCACCGGTGCCGATCGCCACAGTTCCGCCGGCCGCCTGAATGGCATCGAACCCCTGGTTCTGCAACAGTTCCAAGATTTGAACATTGCCACGTCGATCAACGTGAAATGCTTCGCGTGCGATTTCGCCCATCGCAAAGGGTTCGGCATACCACTGCACGCCCATCGGGACGCCGGGAACGTCGTCGCCCAGTCGCTGAACATCATCCTTGATCGCCGCTTCGGAACGCGAGCGAATCGTTGAATACAGATCCGCATCGCGGATCGTGTCCGAGGGTGCACGGCCTTGAATCGCATCGATCAGTTCGGTCACCAGTGTGTCACGATCAGACGCGATCACACGATCTTCGCTTTTCCAGATCGCGATCTGTTCGATCTTGTATTGGCCGACTTTGGTCTTTGGCATGTACACGCGAATCGTTTCGCCGGCATGTTCCAGATCCTTGCGTTGGGCTTCGCGGACTTTCATGTCGGCGTCGACCTGCTGCAGAACTTCATCAGCAGCCTCGCTACGACCACGGATGTCGGCGATCACACAAAATGCGTAGGGCCGACGCGGTTCTTTGGGGTACGGCAACCAAGCCGCGACGACTTCACCCGATGCGATGTCGTAAACGTCTTCGACCTTCAGCCCGATCTTTTTGTCCAACGAATCCAGGTACTTGTTGGCCAGTTCGCGTTGGGCTTCGCGAAACGGCTTCATCGAAGGATCGTCCAACAGCCGCCCGAAATTGGTTTCGCCGCCGGAAGCACAGAAATCAGGAAGACTGGGAAAACGCACCAGCCCGGCCGTCGTGCTGGGCAGCAAATCGATCGCCGATGCGAACGCAGCTTCCCCGTCACCGTCCGCTTCGGCGGCAGAAACATCGCCATCAGTTTCGACCGCATCTTGGGCGGCCGCAACGTTTTGGCCCTCGCCCGTTGCGACAACGCACAGGACCAAGCATGCCGAAAGGATCAGACGGCTGACCGACCGTGGTTGACCGATTCGCCGGATCGCAAAAAAAGACAAAAGAGACATAGAGTCCGTCAGATTGCTAGTTGCATTTGTCGAAGCAAGATCGGCATCCGTTTGGGTTCGTCGCCGCCCCTCGCTTGTCGGGAACCGCGTTCGATTGCGGCCCCACCGCCAAGCAGTATGTTATCGAACTCGTTTTTGATTCGATACGCCGTTTAAGACAGACCTTTCGTGCCTAACACCCCCCCAGACGACGGTACGTCCTTGGACACCTACCAGAACCCCCTGATCCAGCGTTATGCGTCGCCCGAAATGGCGACCCATTGGGGAAATACCCGCCGTTTTGCGACTTGGCGGTCGCTGTGGGTCGCTTTGGCAGAAGCGGAACAAGAACTGGGCATCGCGATCACCGATGATCAGATTCGCCAGTTGAAACAGTTTCAAGACGATTTGAACCTGGACGTCGCCAAGGACTACGAAAAAAAACTACGGCATGACGTGATGGCGCACGTCCACGCCTATGGCGACCAATGCCCCGACGCCCGGGGGATCATCCACTTGGGCGCGACCAGTTGCTTCATCACCGACAACGCCGACTTGGTGTTGATTCGTCAGGCCTTGCGACTGGTCGCCCGCCGCCTGGCGGCGACGATCCTTCGGATGGCCGATTTCGCCCAACAGCACCGTGCCTTGCCCTGCCTGGCGTTCACCCACTTTCAGCCGGCACAGCCGACGACGGTCGGAAAGCGATGCACGCTGTGGATGTACGACTTGGTGCTGGACTTGGTCGAAGTCGAACATCGCTTGGACCAACTGGCCTGCCGCAGCACCAAAGGCACCACCGGCACCCAAGCCAGCTTTTTGGAACTGTTCAGCGGCGACGCCGACAAAGTCCGGCAATTGGAAAAGCGGGTCGCCGAAAAACTGGGTTTCGAAAAGATCTACGCCGTCACTGGTCAAACCTATCCCCGCAAAGTCGACAGCCAAATCCTAGACGCCCTTTCGGGGATCGGCCAAAGCCTTCACAAGATCGCGACGGACCTGCGACTGTTGGCCGGTCGTAAGGAAGTGGAAGAGCCGTTTGAAAAACACCAAATCGGCAGTAGTGCCATGGCTTACAAACGCAACCCGATGCGAAGCGAACGGATCTGCGCTTTGTCACGGTTTGTGATCTGCCTGCAAAGCAGCCCGGCGATGACCGCCGCGACGCAGTGGATGGAACGAACCTTGGACGACAGTGCCAATCGCCGCTTGGTCATTCCACAAGCTTTCCTGGCCATCGATGCGGCCTTGGTGCTGATGCAAAACGTCGCCGACGGCATGGTGGTTTATCCGGCGACGATCGCCCGCAACTTGGCCGCCGAACTGCCCTTCATGGCGACCGAGAACATCTTGATGCAGGCCGTGTCGGCCGGCGGCGACCGGCAAGAACTGCATGAACAGATTCGGGTCCACAGCCAGGCGGCCGCCCAGCGGGTCAAGAACGAAGGCGCCGACAACGATCTGCTGGACCGCCTGAAACAAGACACCGCGTTTTCAGGTATCGATGTCGATGCCGCCACCGACCCGTCGGCTTTTGTCGGGCGGGCCCCCGAGCAAGTCGACGAATTCCTTGGCGACGTCGTCGGCCCGATCCGCCAGCGTTATCAAAGCGATACTGACCTTAGCGTCGACGTTCACGTCTAAGCGCCGAAGCTGGGAACAAAGACCGACGCCTGTTGAAGCAACGACGCCATGCCGAAAGCAAAGCACACCGGGCATCATGTTCGTTCCGTGATGTCTGGTATCGGCAACGTGCGGCCAGGCGGCGTTTAATCTTTCCGTGGCACCTGGGTATCGAATTGGCCACGCGACAGGTCCGTCGACGCTTTCATTCGCGCGACGGTCGCCTCGTACAACCGCTGTTGAGACCGGAAGGCAGAATCCGGATCTTCAGGCACCGTGCGAATGTACTGTCCGTTGGGCTGCATCACCCAGGCGTTGGTGTCGTCTTGGAAATAGGTCTGCAGAGTCTCGAACAGTTTCTCACGACATGCCGGATCCAGAACGGGGACCAGTAATTCCACGCGTCGATCCAAGTTCCGCGGCATCCAATCGGCGCTGCTGATGAACAGCTGCCCGTCGCCACCGTGCCGAAAGTACAAGATCCGGGCGTGTTCCAAGTATCGATCCACGACCGAAACGACACGAATGTTCTCGCTTAGCCCCGCGATGCCTGGCTTCAGACAGCACACGCCGCGAATGTTCAACAGAACTTTCACACCGGCTCGATTGGCTCGGTACAGCGCATCGATCACTTCGGTGTCGACCAACGCGTTAAGCTTCACGATGATTTCCGCTTGATCGCCCTGCACCGCGCGACGCGTTTCCGCATCGATCAGCGTGATCACTTTTTGTCGCAACGTCAGCGGCGCGGCCGCCAGCAATTCG is from Crateriforma conspicua and encodes:
- a CDS encoding argininosuccinate synthase, coding for MKSCVLAYSGGLDTSVILGWLQDQGYEVHAVYVDLGQPCEDRDAIMQKARDCGAKSSRLIDVREELCRDFAFPVLAWQAKYEQIYLLGTSIARPLISKVCLEVAREVGATAFAHGATGKGNDQCRFQLAAEALDPTVKIIAPWRIKEFRELFPGRTELIDYCDAKKIPVKASAAKPYSSDENVLHISYEAGQLEELDVNGVELVDFGMGVSPQEAPDQPEEVTIGFEAGVPTTLNGKQVNALEMVESLNTIAGRNGVGRIDMVENRFVGMKSRGVYESPGMTVLYDALMYIEQLTMDRDLMHLRDRMAPEVAEMVYYGFWYTQKMDALFAFIRDAQKHTTGEVTLQLYKGNVMVASRTSPNSLYDAEIATMEGGGSYNQDDAEGFLNIQGLPSRVQGTVTPRKY
- the larB gene encoding nickel pincer cofactor biosynthesis protein LarB, with product MSDSTPLPADLIRQLEQLAAGNASVDEVTDWIRAAGGPECLASPADNLRSIDGATVDLGRRDRCGFGEVIFGEGKSAELITRIIQTQLDAQQHALVTRLDNTTAAQVRRCFEHAFYNPLAHTLRVGQLECPAAQQLDIEQVDQIPHVGVITAGSTDQHVAEEAIETLFWMGIPFRRFDDIGVAGPARLMASVPQLQKADALVVVAGMEGALPSVVSGHVAVPVFAVPTSVGYGANLGGLTPLMGMLSSCTANVAVVNVDAGFKGGYLAGLVVSRIQHATTQASG
- a CDS encoding NAD(P)H-hydrate dehydratase, which codes for MNHPAPPLPARPTRKTDAHKGDFGKCLLVGGSRGMAGSIALSTLATLRTGSGLVTAAVPDGCLETVAAFHPCAMTVPLDDQGGQFGAQAAQQLADFLQDDATGGDIKFDAIGCGPGMSTSLGSQRIVDLLWNQTTKVPRVFDADALNILSAKGWLNSTQSADASADVGPVVLTPHPGELQRLTGVSASDRQRQIDAAASIANRTGAVIVVKGGPTVVVGRAGRWTNTTGNPGMATAGCGDVLTGVITSLLGQRGDDGRRMSPWDAARLGVFLHGTAGDRAAERLGQAFMVATDVIDGLSDGPSDR
- a CDS encoding bifunctional riboflavin kinase/FAD synthetase, with protein sequence MPPVTEIVYLDEIPGPAGAPPRTSPRGDTGARQSDLDRLQRGVLSIGNFDGVHLGHQSLLRRLRSMADELGGPSVAIVFDPHPAEILRPDNPPPRLTTLPRRADLMSPLGIDFLLVCRTTQALLNLSPDDFFDRFILSTLAARGMVEGPNFCFGKDRRGDIPMLRQRCDKQQMQLEIVTAADDGAEMISSSRIRQCLSQSDVASAAAMLGRPHRVSGFVVTGDQRGRKIGFPTANLDQWSTMAPSPGVYSGRVELESGAQHPAAIHLGPNPTFETDMKLKFEIHVLDYSGSLYDQILAVDFIDHIRAVHSFASVDDLIAQLKRDVATTRRHYLNWMNR
- a CDS encoding DHH family phosphoesterase; the encoded protein is MGVNWKAFVDQISHYQSFVLVSHIRPDCDALGSELAMAEVLRAIGKDVRIINAHRTPPALQFLDPAGNIDVLGDDVEAEDIHCDCFMILDTSAWAQLGDMGDVIRTATCDKMVLDHHVGEDDLGATMFKDYQAEATGHLVIQAADACNVPLTRKMGVAAFAAIATDTGWFRFGSVTPETFRVISRLVEVGVVPSEVYGDLYERDTLGRLKLRGLILSRTEAELDGALVHTYVQKEDFAAMGAEPSDTEDAINLTLSVGGTKGAVIFVGQLRGGYKLSFRSRCDMDCNEIARQFGGGGHKAAAGAFVEGTLAEAQERVLPVVRQAMQKALGL
- a CDS encoding membrane or secreted protein, which gives rise to MSLLSFFAIRRIGQPRSVSRLILSACLVLCVVATGEGQNVAAAQDAVETDGDVSAAEADGDGEAAFASAIDLLPSTTAGLVRFPSLPDFCASGGETNFGRLLDDPSMKPFREAQRELANKYLDSLDKKIGLKVEDVYDIASGEVVAAWLPYPKEPRRPYAFCVIADIRGRSEAADEVLQQVDADMKVREAQRKDLEHAGETIRVYMPKTKVGQYKIEQIAIWKSEDRVIASDRDTLVTELIDAIQGRAPSDTIRDADLYSTIRSRSEAAIKDDVQRLGDDVPGVPMGVQWYAEPFAMGEIAREAFHVDRRGNVQILELLQNQGFDAIQAAGGTVAIGTGDFDWLHRGVVIAPPTAEDDQRYLLGARVLQFPNRPRPEIPDWVGGDTANFMRLSWEVGDAFLALETLVDEAMGSEVFMDTLEDIRRGEDTANVDILNDVVPNLGEEMILLTDNVLPASVSSERMLVALELKDAAVIKGSLRRIMQNEPNFTLLESIPDLEVWKYEVTDDDESFEDELFGDFGDFQDVAPAEEEKQQLLTTWAIAVVPATREGQADYVVFSSHSDLLIETAKRMRKPPADGLNANTRVQKAVAAMQSLGAEDVAVDRIVRTDLSRRIKYELLRQGELRNSDSVLASLIKRIVDESELQDEPDPIEAKKLPPFKTIQKYFGVAGNFVVTTDDGWALCGFVLKQ
- the purB gene encoding adenylosuccinate lyase, giving the protein MPNTPPDDGTSLDTYQNPLIQRYASPEMATHWGNTRRFATWRSLWVALAEAEQELGIAITDDQIRQLKQFQDDLNLDVAKDYEKKLRHDVMAHVHAYGDQCPDARGIIHLGATSCFITDNADLVLIRQALRLVARRLAATILRMADFAQQHRALPCLAFTHFQPAQPTTVGKRCTLWMYDLVLDLVEVEHRLDQLACRSTKGTTGTQASFLELFSGDADKVRQLEKRVAEKLGFEKIYAVTGQTYPRKVDSQILDALSGIGQSLHKIATDLRLLAGRKEVEEPFEKHQIGSSAMAYKRNPMRSERICALSRFVICLQSSPAMTAATQWMERTLDDSANRRLVIPQAFLAIDAALVLMQNVADGMVVYPATIARNLAAELPFMATENILMQAVSAGGDRQELHEQIRVHSQAAAQRVKNEGADNDLLDRLKQDTAFSGIDVDAATDPSAFVGRAPEQVDEFLGDVVGPIRQRYQSDTDLSVDVHV